A stretch of DNA from Scomber japonicus isolate fScoJap1 chromosome 19, fScoJap1.pri, whole genome shotgun sequence:
AACACATTTCTGCTGCCACACTGCATTCATTGTGGTTGAACAATTTTGGGGAGTGCCTAAGCTTGTATTTGGCAAAGTACAATTATGTTGGCAGCAAGAACAGGCTAATATATTGGCAGCTGCTTCACATTTTAGTTTAGagattcatttgttttttcaggCAGTCACttgctcactcactcattcaagCTCAAACTGATTCTTTGGTGCTCtgaaaaagggagggaaataTCTCGCACACAACTTTTTTTCCAGTTCACCTCGCTGCATGTCTTGCATGACTGCAGCTTGGGAGGTAAGTACATTAAATGTATGGAAATGTAAATCAGAAAACTAAAACAGCACAATATTAGATTAACTGGAGTGTGCAGACACATATTCCACTATTTACATATCATGGAGAATTATACCTGTGAGTCAGGATCCAGGACATTGGTGTGGGATGATGGACACTGCACAGGGCTCACTTCAGGGTTGCACAGTGCACACTGAACGATGGTAAGGCTAGCAGGATGGACCACCCAGCTGTCCCAGCCCAAATCTGGAAAACATCGATGGATATTAAATggattaatacattttttcatataAAGGTACAAGATGATTTGCATGCACATacagtgcacacaaacacatgcaggcaTTGCTGCATACTTTACCTTTCATGAAGATTTCTGAGGTCATGGAACAGCACTTCATGCTTGTACTGTTTCCATCATCAGGTGACACAGAGTAGCCAGACACTGCTGGGACTAGAAGGACATGGAAAAAGATACAGTAAAAGGAGAGTGACTTTTGGCTTGGTTTTGAACATGCCACTAAAGATTAAGCTCAGGCTGGAAAAGTGTAATTTGAGTCCAACTTACATGCAGTGTCCAGGGCACTTTGTGCAGTGCCACTGAAGGTGCTCTTCCATTGCTCTCTGATTCTGTCCAGCCCACCTGCAGGCAGCCGTGGCTCAGCCTGTAAGTTGAGAGCCCCGAGGAGACCCTTCCTGATGGATTGCAATGATTCACCCTGGCACCTGAACATAACATATCACTCATGTTATTGAATTAGTGCACCATATCACAAATTgttcaacagaaacacatagaCATCCTAgacaatatttcacaaaaataaGTCAACTTTACTGTATAACAATAAAATCAAGACACAAAAAGTGCATTGGTTGGTGATTAGTCTGTTTAATATGTAATACAGATGTGGTTGTCAGTTGTCATTGTTAACAATGCAAACACACGCTCTCTCAATACCCTCAGTGAATTGTGGAAGCAGTTCAAGATGTTTGGCTTAGCCAAGTGATCACGAGTAATTGATTACATTGCTAGAGattaaacagaacagaacagaacagaacagtgtGTTACATTTCTGCACATCGTTCTTAGAAATAAAGTCAAAATGACCctaaatcacacacagagattaGTGTTTCCTTCTAACCTGTGTGAGAAGGCCCTTACCACAGACATCATGATATGTTACTGCACTGTAATGTGATCTGATGAATCTAGAGCACTGAGGCTATTTTAAAATAGGATGTCTGTGACCTAACAAGAGTACTCATAGTTCTTTGGACAGACTTTAAGATAATGGTTTAAAACCGCATACAAAGAAACGTATTTATCAACAAAAGCTGAACATTACAGAGGCATACAGTGTAACAAGAATCCAAAAAGTTACAATCTGCTCATATAGGCATGTATGCATTGCATGAAAAGTTTTGATACTAACCTGTGATGGGAAACAGCAGAGGTATCAGAAGTTGCAGGATTTTCCTTGGATGGCTGCAAAACAAATGCAATCACCACTGAAGATCCCAGAAGCATCATCATGACAGTGAACGTTAAGGACATGGTGGATGAGCCAGATGGGCAATCTATAGATCCACTGCTTTGAGTCAGACTCTCGTCGGATGAAATCTGCGTTTGGTTGTGGTTGGTCTGGTTGGAGGAGGAGATAGGAGTGACCAGACACGGATGCTGTACAAGGTATTGTTTGTCAGGGCCTGGGAACCTGGGTTTTTATCATCCTGTACCCCAGCTTGGCCTTGAGATAGTTAACATTGTTGTCTTGTCCCTTGTTCTGTGTGAACGAGTGCAAGGAGGATCATCCAGTGGAGAAAGACTGAATAGacacaagacaaacacacaagaatGAGAGGTGGGAGGTGGgcgaaaaaaagagaggaggaaagaatgtATATTTGTGGTGCAATACTATACACCATCTGCTCAGGTTTTAGTGGTGATAAGTTACAACTATAAACTATAcaagtgtaaaaaataaattatattatttatatacacaATGTGGctaaaatacatgtaaaaaccAAGATAGATACCAAACATCTATACAAGCACCTATAATATACTCTATAAACACACTGCCAATCAAACTTAATTAAGATTTTTATGgaattattttcaattaaattttTTGCCTTTAACAATTGAAAGTGCAGAGACACAGGAAATATGGAAAGAGAGAtatatgacatgcaacaaaggtcttAGGTTACGATCAATCTGCAGACATTGTGGATTTGAGGCATACATCATAATTACCAGTAGGGTACTGGTCTGGTGCACACCAAAAGATTTAACACACACTGTGTGACATCACATGAGCTGCATCTGCTCCATCAACTGAGAAAACTCTAGATGCTTTGTGGATAATTCTATGCACATTTCCACAGAATTCAGCCTGAACTATTCGGTATCTTTCCCCcatatacattaaaataatgcTTTGTAGGTTGTAGTTTGGCTGCTTGGCAGGCTGTTTAAGTGGTTTTAGTAACCCACATTCAGAGAGGGCACAAGCCACCAAAGTAACTGAAACATTGGTTTAGACACCTGGGAAGAATATGGTGTgtgcctattttttttttttacatgttttcagtAGTAGtccacaaaaatataaaacacaagctgCCAAATCACAAGCAGTTATCAGTTTCTATTACAACTCCCATTTTTTGGCCTTACATGAAAGCCAGAAATCTCCATTGATAAACATAATAGCAATATTATTCCTCTGCAGTAGTCATTCAAGGACAGAATCTGGAGGGAAgaactgtaacacagagcagtAATACTGCAGGTGATGTTAATATCTGACAGAGCCGAgtgaaaaaaacataacaaaacaaaacaaacaaaacctggCAGCATTTACAATTGTATGAGCCAAAGAAGTTCAGAGACATTCATGGAATGATAACTTCAAGTCCTAAACTGGTTCACAGTAAAACTTTCCCATGTGGTCTGAAATACATATTTGGTGCAGTGAGTATTAAATCATAAGTCATAAACAGTGGCACACGAATGCATGGTACAATATTTGCAATGCTTTCTTTTGCAGTTAATATAAAATGACAAGATGAGTCTTAGATATAAGATGCAGAAAGTAAACCTGCTGTACATACTGTGCATAGATTCATCCAAACGATATATAGCGCAAAGTGGTTGCTGCGCCAGGTGCATGTTTCAAAGGGGTTGTGCTTAAGTCTATTAATTAATCATGGGTTtgttttgcatgtgtatgtgctgCTGCATGTCCACGTGTGCAACAGGCAGAGTATACTGCCTAATAAAATCTGGACATGATGAGTTTGACCACTGTTTTGATTTGAAAGCTGTCCAAAAATGatcttaagtgtgtgtgtgtgtgtgtgtgtgtgtgtgtgtgtggtctgtcttAGGCTACTATTgaggacaaatttcagacttggCAACAGTTAATAGAGAAGAGCTTGTGCAATTGGGGGCACAAGCtatgtctggtgtgtgtgtgtgtgtgtgtgtgtttgtttgttacaACATTGAGACCTTTTCTATCATAATCACAGCCCTTATAATGACCAGTAATCCTCATGgggtccgtgtgtgtgtgtgtgtgtgtgtgtgtgtgtgtgtgtgtgtgtgtgtgtgtgtgacttgtaCCATAGCCATATAAACTGGATGGAGGTCAGGCTATCAAACATAATTTATTCATGGTTTACTTGGATAATatgatatttttctcatatCGGGAaactttgggttagggttagggtaactaaCATTTGCTTAAATCTACAATACCCTGTTGTTTTAGGATATCAATTagcttttttaaagaatataagtatatatttttGACCCGGTTGGGTGGGGTGCATGTGAAGTATTGAGAAAGAGTTCAACACATTATTGGTTTTAGTTATTTCACAAGATGTGTTGACAAGCTACACAAACgaatgtgtgcatgcatacacacacttaagACACTGCActgatttccattcattttggACACctacccaaaccctaaccctaactttaacCATGGGCAATTCATGCCTAACACAAACCTTAACCTCACCTCAATTCCCACCTTAAGACTGACCTTAACCAGGATCTCAGAAATGACATTTCGCTTCATTAGAACCTGGTTTTGGTCCCCATTGGGGCTCCTGGAAAAAGgtcaaacaaatacacacacaaacacactcatgcacacacttgAGGTCTTCTTGGGACAGCTTTAGACCTCCTGTAACCACACATGAATGAGCAGAGTCCTTGAGTGTCTCTCACCACTTCCTTGTTGTATTACCACTGGGAGTCACACCACCCGGCAGCTGGTCCTGGCTGGGATCACACAGAGCCTTTATGCACAGATGAAAAGCTGTGGAGGATGCATGGTGCCTATTTTCCACAAGCATACAACAAAGAGAAGACAGTCTTCTATTacatttcaacaccaaaaaaTGAAGGGAGTTTCTACAGGTTGTTTTTATGAACGATGGTTACTTTTCATCAGTGTCAAttagtttattaaaaatgtagcAAGAGCAAAGACACAGAGGCTACATTAACAGATATTCAGCAGTGGGGAATACTACTATAAAGTCAAATTCACACTGCATGTCTGCACACAAAGATGTGTATATGATTAATCTACTCCAGCAATATAATAAATGACAAAGTCCTGCATGAATACTGCCTTTGTAAAGTTTCAAATAAACAGTCAGAAggatttttaaaacttttgttGGTATTAAATTACACTATATTGTAcagtgtttctattattttgtcacatgtaacatatatttttgtctatatatattttgatgCTACAATTGTCCAATTTTACAGATTATCTCAGGTATCAGTTATTTAATTTAACTATACACAAGTCTCTCTCCTTCCTGAACACCTACTTTGTACAACCAGGATTACTTGTTAGAAAAATACAAGCATGTGCATGAATCTGTAAAGAAACATAAGagggtttctttttctttcttttaaatgtcGTCCTAAACTGTGATTTTTCCATCTTTTGCCTCAGTGCAGTAAGGTCAACATAATGCTCAGTGATAGAGATGTTAACATGATGTAAAATGATGACCCTGGTTTTGAAATCTACCACAGTAATTCTCACTGGAAAGGGGGGTTATATGAGCTACATAGGCGAGAGGCA
This window harbors:
- the gsdf gene encoding gonadal somatic cell derived factor: MSLTFTVMMMLLGSSVVIAFVLQPSKENPATSDTSAVSHHRCQGESLQSIRKGLLGALNLQAEPRLPAGGLDRIREQWKSTFSGTAQSALDTAFPAVSGYSVSPDDGNSTSMKCCSMTSEIFMKDLGWDSWVVHPASLTIVQCALCNPEVSPVQCPSSHTNVLDPDSQVQMPCCQPTSQEMVPIVYVDQFSTLVISSVQLTRSCSCGPGNIQQPSAE